One region of Azoarcus sp. CIB genomic DNA includes:
- a CDS encoding cytochrome c encodes MKTSNIRGLLAAVASAALLWPLAGHAAGSDAPAALDNATCLNCHAAGKPEIKIEDSEGEEVALPAVDPAKVAKGVHAKLDCVACHTDIVDAKEKHEKAASSAKPDCAGCHEKLWDEAKKNNQTAGKERLGVVVENIAAYKESYHARPDADYPDRPKAACNQCHATHDFAVPPAGTPERDLWRLTIPESCGTSCHEDHMEDLADSVHGQLTAKGDPKGAVCIDCHTTHEIRSSSSELFKLKNVIACGDCHKDELHSYRDTYHGQVNRLGFVYTAKCADCHGSHNIKAGDDPKSRVHPDNRLKTCQKCHDDKKPGMVTATAGFVTFGPHANTHDFEKYPRMWVTGKFMEALLIGVFAFFWLHSGLWYYREWKERKERKAVPHVRTEGMGIVPEKHFVRFASGWRIAHLSFALVTMTLVLTGTTVMFADSAWAPTVAAALGGPKVMGIIHRVAAVLFVGIFMIHFVYVMSRLLRDRKFRWFGPDSLIPNWKDLADCVGMFKWFFGKGPKPKFDRWTYFEKFDYWAVFWGVNIIGWSGLMLAFPHVTASFLPGWVFNVGTLVHGEEAFLAAVFLFTVHFFNNHFRPDKLPPPDVVMFTGTQSLEEFQREHPAHYQRLVESGELEKYLVDAPSRQLHVSSVILGLTLITVGLVLLVLVVTGFFS; translated from the coding sequence GTGAAAACAAGCAACATTCGGGGCCTGCTGGCGGCGGTCGCGTCTGCCGCACTGCTCTGGCCTTTGGCGGGCCATGCGGCCGGCAGCGACGCGCCAGCCGCGCTCGATAACGCCACCTGTCTGAACTGCCACGCCGCGGGCAAGCCGGAAATCAAGATCGAGGATTCGGAAGGCGAAGAGGTCGCCCTTCCCGCCGTCGACCCCGCAAAGGTCGCGAAGGGTGTGCACGCGAAGCTCGACTGCGTCGCTTGCCACACCGACATCGTCGACGCGAAGGAAAAGCACGAGAAAGCGGCCAGTTCCGCGAAGCCCGACTGTGCCGGCTGCCACGAGAAGCTGTGGGACGAGGCGAAGAAGAACAACCAGACCGCCGGTAAGGAGCGCCTGGGCGTCGTCGTCGAGAACATCGCGGCCTACAAGGAGTCGTACCACGCCCGCCCGGACGCGGATTATCCCGACCGTCCGAAGGCCGCGTGCAACCAGTGCCACGCTACGCACGACTTCGCCGTGCCGCCCGCCGGCACGCCCGAGCGCGACCTGTGGCGCCTGACCATCCCCGAGAGCTGCGGCACGTCCTGTCACGAGGACCACATGGAGGATCTGGCGGACTCTGTGCACGGTCAGCTCACCGCCAAGGGCGACCCCAAGGGCGCGGTGTGCATCGACTGCCACACCACGCACGAGATCCGCAGTTCGTCGTCGGAGCTGTTCAAGCTCAAGAACGTGATCGCCTGCGGCGACTGCCACAAGGACGAGCTGCACAGCTATCGTGACACCTACCACGGGCAGGTGAACCGCCTCGGCTTCGTGTATACGGCCAAGTGTGCAGACTGCCACGGCAGCCACAACATCAAGGCGGGCGACGATCCGAAGTCGCGCGTGCATCCGGACAACCGCCTGAAGACCTGCCAGAAGTGCCACGACGACAAGAAACCGGGCATGGTCACGGCGACCGCCGGCTTCGTGACCTTCGGCCCGCATGCCAACACGCACGACTTCGAGAAATATCCGCGCATGTGGGTGACCGGAAAATTCATGGAGGCGCTGCTGATCGGCGTGTTCGCGTTCTTCTGGCTGCACAGCGGTCTGTGGTACTACCGCGAGTGGAAGGAACGTAAGGAACGCAAGGCCGTGCCGCACGTGCGTACCGAAGGTATGGGCATTGTTCCCGAGAAGCACTTCGTGCGCTTCGCCAGCGGCTGGCGCATCGCGCACCTGAGCTTCGCGCTGGTGACGATGACCCTGGTGCTGACCGGCACGACCGTGATGTTCGCCGACAGCGCGTGGGCGCCCACGGTTGCCGCGGCGCTGGGCGGGCCGAAGGTGATGGGCATCATCCACCGTGTCGCCGCCGTGCTCTTCGTCGGCATCTTCATGATCCACTTCGTGTATGTGATGTCGCGCCTGCTCCGTGATCGCAAGTTCCGCTGGTTCGGGCCGGATTCGCTGATCCCGAACTGGAAGGACCTCGCCGACTGCGTGGGCATGTTCAAGTGGTTCTTCGGGAAGGGGCCGAAGCCGAAGTTCGACCGCTGGACCTACTTCGAAAAGTTCGACTACTGGGCGGTGTTCTGGGGTGTGAACATCATCGGCTGGAGCGGCCTGATGCTGGCCTTCCCGCATGTGACGGCAAGCTTCCTGCCGGGCTGGGTGTTCAACGTCGGCACGCTGGTGCACGGCGAGGAAGCCTTCCTCGCGGCGGTGTTCCTCTTCACGGTGCACTTCTTCAACAACCACTTCCGCCCCGACAAGCTGCCGCCGCCGGACGTGGTGATGTTCACCGGCACGCAGTCGCTGGAGGAGTTCCAGCGCGAGCATCCGGCGCACTACCAGCGCCTGGTGGAATCCGGCGAGCTGGAGAAGTACCTGGTCGATGCGCCGTCGCGCCAGCTGCATGTCAGCTCGGTGATCCTCGGCCTCACGCTGATCACCGTCGGCCTCGTGCTGCTGGTGCTGGTGGTGACCGGTTTCTTCAGCTGA
- a CDS encoding MtrB/PioB family decaheme-associated outer membrane protein — MHNNRVFKRTVLALAVSLAFPVSSAIAQEDEVAELISPNVAEASIKLQHLNEVNPLYRQYYGINDEGIHGSADLKVIRRSDEGRWLRIEGRDLGLRTQEFGASIEQQGDWKLGIDYNQIPRYAPFEVSTRVTGIGHDTLNLGTRFDDKDLKTERTATSLTATKFISKSLQASVTFKNEDKKGERLFGANASAAGFVGQLFAPEPIDSNHKQIEASLDYATEKFYVSGGYYGSFFENKAGKGLFVNYGTPAGLFGGSPVATSATPTQMSPLSLAPDNQAHQFHLAGGYNWSRDTRANLKISKSFATQDDSFLPNSARVPYYPGMKRSDLGGKVETTNVFGSLTSRVTDKLGLLASWAYEDRDDRTPKVDYLVDVGHGGAILQNNPESQKTHRGKFEASYRLPQGFNLTAGYDYDFKKYEGMDELFRDEITENTYRVDVRKSLGDTVNGSVTLAHSERDGSSWGTTPNMVNDGHAVGLHWTAPTQFSDRERDKLKLMVDWMPIDPLSVQFAYEYALDDYKTRMLDVGLNEGRSELFSLDASYRFNDRWKANMWYSHSTNDIEQKSLNSTFNSLCNGASISNTCVPWGADLKLSSNALGAGFDGQISSKLSVGGQYLYSRDENQYDISYADQGAFASPRVGPGFSSIRQGAGVLPDTEYTLNTLRLFAKYAVTKATAIRLDYVWDRRELDDYTWSSWTYSDGTKVLVNPDQITRVIAVTLSHAF; from the coding sequence ATGCACAACAATCGCGTTTTCAAGCGGACCGTGCTCGCGCTGGCCGTGTCGTTGGCCTTCCCTGTCTCGTCCGCCATCGCCCAGGAAGATGAAGTCGCAGAGCTGATCAGCCCGAACGTTGCCGAAGCGAGCATCAAGCTGCAGCACCTCAACGAGGTCAATCCGCTCTATCGCCAGTACTACGGCATCAATGATGAAGGCATTCACGGCAGCGCCGACCTGAAGGTCATCCGCCGCTCCGACGAGGGCCGCTGGCTGCGCATCGAGGGCCGCGACCTGGGCCTGCGCACGCAGGAGTTCGGCGCGTCGATCGAACAGCAGGGCGACTGGAAACTGGGCATCGACTACAACCAGATTCCCCGCTATGCGCCGTTCGAGGTCTCCACGCGCGTGACCGGCATCGGACATGACACGCTCAACCTCGGCACCCGCTTCGACGACAAGGACCTGAAGACCGAGCGCACCGCGACCTCGCTCACCGCCACCAAGTTCATCAGCAAGAGCTTGCAGGCGAGCGTCACCTTCAAGAACGAGGACAAGAAGGGCGAGCGCCTGTTTGGCGCCAACGCGAGCGCGGCCGGGTTCGTCGGCCAGCTGTTCGCACCCGAACCGATCGACTCGAACCACAAGCAGATCGAGGCCTCGCTCGACTACGCCACCGAGAAGTTCTACGTCTCGGGCGGGTATTACGGCAGCTTCTTCGAGAACAAGGCGGGCAAGGGGCTGTTCGTCAATTACGGTACCCCGGCGGGGCTCTTTGGAGGCAGCCCGGTCGCGACCTCTGCGACCCCGACGCAGATGAGCCCGCTGTCGCTCGCGCCGGACAATCAGGCACACCAGTTCCACCTCGCCGGTGGCTACAACTGGAGCCGCGACACGCGCGCGAACCTGAAGATCAGCAAGAGCTTCGCGACGCAGGACGACAGCTTCCTGCCCAATTCCGCACGCGTGCCGTACTACCCGGGCATGAAGCGCTCGGACCTGGGCGGCAAGGTCGAAACGACCAACGTGTTCGGGTCGCTGACTTCGCGTGTCACGGACAAGCTCGGCCTGCTGGCATCGTGGGCGTACGAGGATCGCGATGACCGGACGCCGAAGGTCGACTACCTGGTCGACGTGGGCCACGGCGGCGCGATCCTGCAGAACAACCCCGAGTCGCAGAAGACGCATCGCGGCAAGTTCGAGGCGAGCTACCGCCTGCCGCAGGGATTCAACCTGACCGCCGGCTACGACTATGACTTCAAGAAGTACGAAGGCATGGACGAGCTGTTCCGCGACGAGATCACCGAGAACACCTACCGGGTCGATGTGCGCAAGTCCCTCGGTGACACGGTCAACGGCAGCGTGACGCTCGCGCACAGTGAGCGTGACGGCTCGAGCTGGGGCACCACGCCGAACATGGTGAATGACGGCCACGCAGTCGGCCTGCACTGGACCGCGCCGACGCAGTTCTCCGACCGCGAGCGCGACAAGCTCAAGCTGATGGTCGACTGGATGCCCATCGATCCCCTGTCCGTGCAATTTGCCTACGAGTACGCGCTCGACGACTACAAGACGCGCATGCTCGACGTCGGTCTGAACGAGGGGCGCTCCGAGCTGTTCTCGCTCGATGCGTCGTACCGCTTCAATGACCGCTGGAAGGCGAACATGTGGTACTCGCACAGCACCAACGACATCGAGCAGAAGTCCTTGAACAGCACGTTCAATTCGCTGTGCAACGGGGCCTCGATTTCCAACACCTGCGTGCCGTGGGGCGCCGACCTCAAGCTGAGTTCCAATGCCTTGGGCGCCGGCTTCGACGGGCAGATCAGTTCGAAGCTGTCGGTGGGCGGGCAATACCTCTACAGCCGCGATGAGAACCAGTACGACATCTCCTACGCGGATCAGGGGGCGTTCGCATCACCCCGCGTGGGCCCGGGATTCTCGTCGATCCGTCAGGGCGCCGGGGTTCTCCCGGACACCGAGTACACCCTGAATACCCTGCGGCTATTCGCGAAGTACGCAGTGACCAAGGCCACGGCTATTCGTTTAGACTACGTCTGGGACCGGCGCGAGCTGGACGACTACACGTGGTCGAGCTGGACCTACTCGGACGGGACGAAGGTCCTTGTGAATCCGGATCAGATAACGCGCGTGATTGCGGTGACGCTCTCGCACGCATTCTGA
- a CDS encoding DmsE family decaheme c-type cytochrome produces the protein MKKMRSLLAVLACIGSLCSGAVYAADAPKEAPKDIVLAGDAKCTSCHDEADAPGVLHIGKTKHGTRADGRTPTCTDCHGDSDKHVNYKGSDKPPKPDRTFDKQSATPVADRNAACLSCHQADPKRHLWAGSTHERRDVACSSCHDTHAADDKVRDKRTQAEVCFACHKEQRAQVNRPSHHPIPEGKMSCSDCHNPHGTTGPKLLVKDSTNATCYTCHAEKRGPFVHNHAPVTEDCANCHNPHGTVADAMLKTRPPFLCQQCHDPANHLGTIPGVAENTNLSRNVNGVVIPGQAAVQNNALNSVGITQGRACLNCHTEIHGSNSPANASKALRFWR, from the coding sequence ATGAAAAAAATGCGAAGCTTGCTTGCAGTGCTGGCCTGTATCGGCAGCCTCTGCTCCGGGGCGGTGTACGCCGCGGATGCGCCCAAGGAGGCGCCCAAGGACATCGTTCTCGCCGGTGATGCCAAATGCACGTCCTGTCACGACGAGGCGGACGCCCCCGGCGTGCTGCACATCGGCAAGACGAAACACGGCACGCGCGCCGACGGCCGCACGCCGACCTGTACCGACTGCCACGGCGATAGCGACAAGCACGTGAATTACAAGGGCAGCGACAAGCCGCCCAAGCCCGACCGTACCTTCGACAAGCAGTCCGCGACGCCCGTTGCCGACCGCAACGCCGCCTGTCTGTCCTGTCATCAGGCCGATCCCAAGCGCCACCTGTGGGCAGGCAGCACGCACGAGCGCCGCGACGTTGCCTGCAGTTCCTGCCACGACACGCACGCCGCCGACGACAAGGTCCGCGACAAGCGCACCCAGGCCGAAGTGTGCTTCGCCTGCCACAAGGAGCAGCGCGCGCAGGTCAACCGTCCGTCGCACCACCCGATTCCCGAAGGCAAGATGTCCTGCTCGGACTGCCACAACCCGCACGGCACCACTGGTCCGAAGCTGCTCGTGAAGGACAGCACCAACGCGACCTGCTACACCTGCCACGCGGAGAAGCGCGGTCCCTTCGTGCATAACCATGCTCCGGTCACCGAAGACTGCGCCAACTGCCACAACCCGCACGGCACCGTCGCCGATGCGATGCTCAAGACCCGTCCGCCCTTCCTGTGCCAGCAGTGCCATGACCCCGCCAACCACCTCGGCACGATTCCGGGTGTCGCGGAGAACACGAATCTCAGCCGCAACGTGAATGGGGTTGTCATTCCCGGTCAAGCAGCAGTGCAGAACAATGCCCTCAACTCGGTCGGCATCACTCAGGGCCGTGCCTGCCTGAACTGCCACACCGAGATCCACGGCAGCAACAGTCCGGCGAATGCCTCCAAGGCATTGCGCTTCTGGCGTTAA
- a CDS encoding c-type cytochrome, translating into MQFRLNRVSLLVAATAAILASSSSYAVDADAAKSLAKDNDCFKCHAIDKTKKGPSYKKIAAKYKGKEAEGFEKMKKNITTGPKVKLEDGTEEEHKVINTKNEAELKNLMEWILSQ; encoded by the coding sequence ATGCAATTCCGTCTCAACCGCGTGTCGCTGCTCGTGGCCGCCACCGCCGCGATCCTCGCCTCGTCCTCGTCCTACGCCGTGGATGCCGACGCCGCCAAGTCGCTCGCGAAGGACAACGACTGCTTCAAGTGCCACGCCATCGACAAGACCAAGAAAGGCCCCTCGTACAAGAAGATCGCCGCCAAGTACAAGGGCAAGGAAGCCGAAGGCTTCGAGAAGATGAAGAAGAACATCACCACCGGCCCGAAGGTGAAGCTCGAAGACGGTACCGAAGAAGAGCACAAAGTCATCAACACCAAGAACGAGGCCGAGCTCAAGAACCTCATGGAGTGGATCCTTTCGCAGTAA
- a CDS encoding response regulator transcription factor → MEKLRVLLADDHAIIRDGLKQILADTEDLAVCGEAANGNEALQLVREQEWDVIVLDISMPGRSGLDLIRLIRDEKPKLPILILSMHHEEQYAVRALHAGASGYLTKESDAELLVQAIRRVARGGVYVSDTVAQLIARGLMPAASELPHTTLSDREYQIFHRLVLGQGLTDIANELSLSVKTISTHKTRILQKMAMTNSSELIRYAVAHHLVKSTDV, encoded by the coding sequence ATGGAAAAACTCAGGGTATTGCTCGCCGACGACCACGCGATCATCCGCGACGGCCTGAAGCAGATCCTCGCCGACACGGAAGACCTCGCGGTGTGCGGCGAGGCGGCCAACGGCAACGAGGCCCTGCAGCTCGTGCGCGAGCAGGAGTGGGACGTCATCGTGCTCGACATCTCCATGCCCGGGCGCAGCGGTCTCGATCTCATCCGCCTGATCCGGGACGAGAAACCCAAGCTCCCCATCCTGATCCTGAGCATGCACCACGAGGAGCAGTATGCGGTGCGCGCGCTGCACGCCGGTGCGTCGGGCTACCTGACCAAGGAGAGCGACGCCGAACTGCTCGTGCAAGCGATCCGCCGCGTGGCGCGTGGCGGCGTGTACGTGAGCGACACCGTCGCCCAGCTGATCGCACGCGGCCTCATGCCCGCCGCGAGCGAGCTGCCGCACACCACCCTGTCGGATCGCGAATACCAGATCTTCCACCGCCTCGTGCTCGGGCAGGGCCTCACCGACATCGCCAACGAGCTGTCGCTCAGCGTCAAAACCATCAGCACGCACAAGACGCGCATCCTGCAGAAGATGGCGATGACGAACAGCTCCGAGCTGATCCGCTATGCGGTCGCTCACCACCTGGTGAAGTCGACCGACGTGTAA
- a CDS encoding cache domain-containing protein, with protein MSGLLRKFWIEPPVRAVMLLTALMLAVLAGGTAFLLYDMRQREIEYARSEISTLSRILAEQTARTLDGVAMALRGAQERLSDGIGLQLELDSFPVQALLKARAEGLPQYSSMFVVNASGVVMNSTLLGSRPGFNEADRDYFASLVRKDEGLFVSQMYRRRFDGEWTFYLSARLVDAGGNFRGVVASAVVANYFESFYRRLDLRFGKQIQLINARGNLVASFPSDMDKVDQPVTGLPTLTEKAADPAGTILVTETLAGENRFVAYHPVPRYPFLIGVAVDQDSALVSWPMTARPIVAGAGIVAALLLAASCGVVWSMRRRALMASALQHSEERLREMVESVMDAIVTIDEDLSVVLFNRAAEHMFGVGADDALGKPFDRLLGSESRGAYHAIVGRRRNSGEPRHARRGRAELTARHADGREFPADATFSSTETQGRRFLTVVLRDLTERKRIETHLRETNRQLQELSTALQRVREDERAGIAREMHDELGQRLTAIKLELSWLGSRLPGERADLMDKVGVIKEQLNQTIASVRRITYELRPLILDDLGLRAAISWLTDDFSKRTDIELVLDLDDDEPERGCTEATTLFRVLQESLTNVTKYAQASTVWVACRRDGDDWRLTVRDDGVGFVLDAANQAGFGLLGMRERIRLVQGTFAIHSTPGDGTTIDVTVPVR; from the coding sequence ATGTCAGGCCTGTTACGCAAGTTCTGGATCGAGCCGCCCGTGCGCGCGGTGATGCTGCTGACCGCGCTGATGCTGGCCGTGCTGGCCGGCGGCACAGCCTTCCTGCTGTACGACATGCGCCAGCGCGAGATCGAATACGCGCGCAGCGAGATCTCGACCCTGAGCCGCATCCTTGCCGAGCAGACCGCGCGCACGCTCGACGGCGTCGCGATGGCGCTGCGCGGCGCCCAGGAAAGGCTGTCCGACGGCATCGGGCTGCAGCTCGAACTCGACAGCTTCCCTGTTCAGGCGCTCCTCAAGGCCCGTGCCGAAGGCTTGCCGCAGTACTCGTCGATGTTCGTCGTCAATGCCAGCGGTGTCGTCATGAACTCGACCCTGCTGGGCTCGCGTCCCGGCTTTAACGAAGCGGACCGCGACTACTTTGCGAGTCTCGTGCGCAAGGACGAAGGGCTCTTCGTCAGCCAGATGTACCGCCGCCGCTTCGACGGCGAGTGGACCTTCTACCTCAGCGCGCGCCTCGTCGATGCCGGCGGCAATTTCCGTGGCGTCGTCGCTTCGGCGGTGGTCGCGAACTATTTCGAATCGTTCTACCGCCGGCTGGACCTGCGCTTCGGCAAGCAGATCCAGCTGATCAACGCGCGCGGCAACCTGGTCGCGAGCTTCCCCAGCGACATGGACAAGGTCGACCAGCCGGTCACGGGGCTGCCCACGCTCACCGAGAAGGCCGCCGACCCGGCCGGCACGATCCTCGTTACCGAGACCCTGGCCGGTGAGAACCGTTTCGTGGCCTACCACCCCGTGCCGCGCTACCCCTTCCTGATCGGCGTCGCCGTGGATCAGGATTCGGCGCTGGTGTCCTGGCCGATGACCGCGCGTCCCATCGTGGCGGGCGCCGGCATCGTCGCCGCGCTGCTGCTGGCGGCCTCCTGCGGTGTGGTGTGGAGCATGCGCCGGCGGGCGCTGATGGCGAGCGCGCTGCAGCACAGCGAAGAGCGCCTGCGCGAGATGGTCGAGTCGGTGATGGATGCGATCGTCACGATCGACGAGGATCTGTCCGTCGTGCTGTTCAATCGCGCGGCCGAGCACATGTTCGGCGTCGGTGCCGACGACGCCCTCGGCAAACCCTTCGACCGCCTGCTGGGGAGCGAGTCGCGTGGCGCCTACCACGCCATCGTCGGGCGGCGGCGCAACTCGGGCGAGCCGCGGCACGCGCGCCGCGGCCGTGCAGAACTCACTGCCCGCCACGCCGACGGCCGCGAATTTCCGGCCGACGCCACCTTCTCGTCCACCGAGACCCAGGGGCGGCGTTTCCTCACCGTGGTCCTGCGCGATCTGACCGAGCGCAAGCGCATCGAGACCCATCTGCGCGAAACCAATCGCCAGCTGCAGGAACTGTCCACCGCGCTGCAGCGGGTGCGCGAAGACGAACGGGCCGGCATCGCGCGCGAAATGCACGACGAACTCGGGCAGCGGCTCACCGCAATCAAGCTCGAACTCTCGTGGCTGGGCAGCCGCCTGCCGGGCGAGCGCGCCGACCTGATGGACAAGGTGGGCGTCATCAAGGAGCAGCTCAACCAGACGATCGCCTCCGTGCGGCGCATCACCTACGAGCTGCGGCCGCTGATTCTCGACGACCTCGGCCTGCGCGCCGCGATCTCCTGGCTCACGGACGATTTCTCCAAACGGACCGACATCGAACTGGTGCTGGATCTGGACGACGACGAACCCGAGCGGGGCTGCACGGAGGCGACGACGCTGTTCCGCGTGCTGCAGGAATCGCTCACCAACGTCACGAAGTACGCGCAGGCGAGTACCGTATGGGTGGCATGCCGGCGCGACGGCGACGACTGGCGCCTGACCGTCCGCGACGACGGCGTCGGCTTCGTGCTCGACGCGGCGAACCAGGCAGGATTCGGCCTGCTGGGCATGCGCGAGCGCATCCGCCTGGTGCAGGGAACCTTCGCGATCCATTCCACGCCCGGCGACGGCACGACCATCGACGTCACCGTGCCCGTCAGGTAA
- a CDS encoding DedA family protein, which produces MDFLAPLLDIVLHLDKHLEALVSAYGIWIYAILFAVIFSETGFVVTPFLPGDSLLFIAGALAALGNMDISLLILTLTAAAILGNTVNYSIGRYFGPKVFHWENSRLFNKAALMKTHLYYEKHGGKTLVISRFLPLFRTFAPFVAGIGSMSYARFTLFNVIGAVAWVVSLTLAGYWFGNMPWIKQNLTLVIVGIIVLSLLPLVIGALKARSTAS; this is translated from the coding sequence ATGGATTTTCTCGCCCCGCTGCTCGACATCGTCCTTCACCTCGACAAGCACCTCGAAGCGCTGGTCAGCGCATACGGCATCTGGATCTACGCGATTCTGTTCGCGGTGATCTTCAGCGAAACCGGCTTCGTCGTGACGCCCTTCCTGCCCGGCGACTCGCTGCTGTTCATCGCCGGCGCGCTCGCGGCGCTGGGCAATATGGACATCTCGCTGCTGATCCTGACGCTGACCGCCGCCGCGATACTCGGCAACACCGTCAACTACTCGATCGGTCGCTACTTCGGCCCCAAGGTCTTCCACTGGGAGAATTCGCGCCTCTTCAACAAGGCAGCGTTGATGAAGACGCACCTGTACTACGAGAAACACGGCGGCAAGACGCTCGTGATCTCGCGCTTCCTGCCGCTGTTCCGCACCTTTGCGCCCTTCGTCGCGGGCATCGGCAGCATGAGCTACGCGCGCTTCACGCTGTTCAACGTGATCGGCGCAGTGGCGTGGGTCGTGTCGCTGACGCTCGCCGGCTACTGGTTCGGCAACATGCCGTGGATCAAACAGAACCTCACGCTGGTGATCGTCGGCATCATCGTGTTGTCGCTGCTGCCGCTGGTGATCGGCGCACTGAAGGCGCGCTCTACCGCCTCCTGA
- a CDS encoding EAL domain-containing protein, producing the protein MSYAERALRTLSAGNRTLLRAQDEPTLLQDMCRVIVELGGYRMAWVGYAEHDKEQTIRPMAHHGVEEGFLTLGHFSWAEGDTPDARGPTATAIRSGKPVVIQDLHNIHDVQLPISLNESFRRGYAALAAFPLIIKGETIGNLTIFAAEPDAFDECETRLLAEMADDLAFGIAMLRMRERHREAEETIRHMAFFDALTDLPNRSSVGETLAAEIAQAQQENQSMAVLLLKVGRFQEISDTLGYQEGDHLIVEMAGRLKHIAGPNKSVARVGEDEFALIMPRSSAEAAMRVAHHAMREVCDPVIFAGLAMDPHAYIGISLYPGHGNTPEALLRRAKIAAVQARRTACKYTLYKGTEDRESTRRLELMSELRSAIDQNELLLYCQPKVSIRSGVICGAEALVRWQHPQHGMIATGEFIALAEHAGLIMPLTRWVLEAAFRQSYAWHEKGIKRPLSVNLSAQDLRDPRLIDRISGLFATWALPPELVQFELTESALMEDPAGALETLGQLKDLGVELFIDDFGIGYSSLSYLQKLPVDSLKIDHSFVTSMLTNAGSAVIVHSTVELGHNLGLGVVAEGVESEALWDRLLELNCDTAQGHFVGRPIPTGQFDDWEAQSPWSRSPGGDVALH; encoded by the coding sequence ATGAGCTACGCCGAACGCGCGCTGCGCACGCTGAGCGCGGGCAACCGCACGCTGTTGCGGGCGCAGGACGAACCAACGCTGCTGCAGGACATGTGCCGGGTGATCGTCGAACTCGGCGGCTATCGCATGGCGTGGGTCGGCTACGCCGAGCATGACAAGGAGCAGACCATCCGTCCGATGGCGCACCACGGCGTCGAGGAGGGATTCCTGACGCTCGGCCACTTCAGCTGGGCCGAAGGCGACACGCCCGACGCGCGCGGCCCGACGGCCACGGCGATCCGCAGCGGCAAGCCGGTCGTCATCCAGGACCTTCACAACATCCACGACGTGCAGCTGCCGATATCGCTCAATGAGTCCTTCAGGCGCGGGTACGCGGCGCTCGCGGCCTTCCCGCTGATCATCAAGGGCGAAACCATCGGCAACCTGACCATCTTTGCTGCCGAGCCGGACGCTTTCGACGAATGCGAGACCCGGCTCCTGGCCGAGATGGCGGACGACCTCGCCTTCGGCATCGCGATGCTGCGCATGCGCGAGCGCCATCGCGAAGCGGAGGAAACGATCCGCCACATGGCATTCTTCGACGCGCTGACCGACCTGCCCAACCGCAGCTCGGTAGGCGAGACGCTCGCCGCGGAGATCGCGCAGGCGCAGCAGGAAAACCAGTCGATGGCAGTGCTGTTGCTGAAGGTCGGGCGTTTCCAGGAGATCAGCGACACCCTCGGCTACCAGGAAGGCGACCACCTGATCGTCGAGATGGCCGGGCGCCTGAAGCACATCGCCGGCCCGAACAAGTCGGTCGCGCGCGTCGGCGAAGACGAGTTCGCACTCATCATGCCGCGCTCGAGCGCGGAGGCGGCGATGCGCGTCGCGCACCATGCGATGCGCGAGGTGTGCGATCCGGTGATCTTTGCCGGGCTGGCGATGGACCCGCACGCCTATATCGGCATCTCGCTGTACCCCGGGCATGGCAATACGCCCGAGGCGCTGCTGCGGCGGGCGAAGATCGCCGCAGTGCAGGCGCGCAGGACGGCCTGCAAATACACGCTGTACAAGGGCACGGAAGACCGCGAGAGCACGCGCCGGCTGGAGCTGATGAGCGAACTGCGCAGCGCGATCGACCAGAACGAGCTGCTGCTGTACTGCCAGCCGAAAGTCTCCATCCGCAGCGGCGTGATCTGCGGTGCGGAGGCGCTGGTGCGCTGGCAGCACCCGCAGCACGGCATGATCGCTACCGGCGAATTCATCGCACTCGCCGAACATGCCGGCCTGATCATGCCGCTCACGCGCTGGGTGCTGGAGGCGGCCTTCCGCCAATCCTATGCGTGGCACGAAAAAGGGATCAAAAGGCCGCTGTCGGTGAACCTGTCGGCGCAGGACCTGCGCGATCCGCGTCTGATCGACCGCATCAGCGGCCTGTTCGCGACCTGGGCGCTGCCGCCCGAGCTGGTGCAGTTCGAACTCACGGAGAGCGCGCTGATGGAGGACCCGGCGGGCGCGCTGGAGACCCTCGGCCAGCTCAAGGACCTCGGCGTCGAACTCTTCATCGACGACTTCGGCATCGGCTATTCCAGCCTGAGCTACCTGCAGAAGCTGCCGGTCGATTCACTGAAGATCGACCATTCCTTCGTGACCAGCATGCTGACCAACGCAGGTTCCGCGGTCATCGTTCATTCGACCGTGGAACTCGGGCACAACCTTGGCTTGGGCGTGGTCGCCGAGGGCGTGGAGAGCGAGGCGCTGTGGGACCGGCTCCTGGAGCTGAACTGCGACACCGCGCAGGGTCACTTCGTCGGCCGGCCGATCCCGACCGGACAGTTTGACGATTGGGAGGCGCAGTCGCCGTGGAGCCGTTCGCCGGGCGGCGACGTCGCGCTGCACTGA